The following proteins come from a genomic window of Desulfonatronum sp. SC1:
- a CDS encoding RDD family protein produces the protein MSLQYKIASIGDRILAYLIDMLIMAIYSIVIMIFVFNSDLSGWQLVFLIPVLLYHFLWESFFNGQSPGKMIMRIKVLKTDGSQLTLGSCFIRWIFRLPDITLLMGSIAVLVMIVNGKGQRIGDIAASTTVLKIPSKTSLNDSVWMEVD, from the coding sequence GTGTCGCTTCAATACAAAATAGCCAGTATTGGAGATCGCATTCTCGCATACCTTATCGACATGTTGATAATGGCCATATACTCGATAGTCATTATGATATTTGTTTTTAATTCTGACCTGTCGGGCTGGCAACTGGTTTTTCTCATCCCAGTGTTACTTTACCACTTCCTGTGGGAATCATTTTTTAACGGACAAAGTCCTGGCAAAATGATAATGCGCATCAAGGTTCTAAAAACCGACGGCTCACAACTCACCCTTGGCAGTTGCTTTATAAGGTGGATTTTTCGCCTGCCCGATATCACTTTGCTTATGGGTTCCATTGCAGTATTGGTAATGATAGTGAACGGTAAAGGCCAGAGAATTGGTGACATAGCCGCATCCACAACCGTTCTGAAAATCCCATCTAAAACCTCGCTGAATGATTCGGTTTGGATGGAGGTAGAT